A DNA window from Drosophila sechellia strain sech25 chromosome X, ASM438219v1, whole genome shotgun sequence contains the following coding sequences:
- the LOC6619946 gene encoding uncharacterized protein LOC6619946 produces the protein MTSVYINYQPSDEETRHLLREVSLRPSIWDSRIKFSERRPQIPLDWMNVSIAMGLCVDECKRRWKSLRNNYRAKIHRGNDSCWQHSKQMEFVRDVFPPHNPKTPKRMQRVDRVKERKLFLHPQKYLESVESYSAFKKGGIEFEAEERLFLVTDEPPFGLDVDEEATRLWGSDQWLRQTNLDALLPIYTAPPPSSECKITNESNLQFMLSMVPILQSLSDHSKERFRRWTRRVLSDMLIAEQKLPINGETAMNIL, from the coding sequence ATGACTTCTGTCTATATCAACTATCAGCCCAGCGATGAGGAGACAAGACACCTTCTCCGCGAGGTCTCACTTCGTCCATCGATCTGGGACAGTCGCATCAAATTCTCCGAGCGCCGGCCGCAAATCCCTTTGGACTGGATGAATGTGTCCATTGCGATGGGACTTTGCGTGGACGAGTGCAAGCGGCGTTGGAAGAGTCTGCGGAACAACTACCGCGCCAAGATCCATCGAGGCAATGACTCGTGCTGGCAGCATTCCAAGCAGATGGAGTTCGTGCGCGACGTCTTCCCGCCACACAACCCCAAGACTCCTAAGCGGATGCAACGGGTTGATCGGGTGAAGGAACGCAAGCTATTTCTGCATCCGCAGAAATATCTGGAATCGGTGGAGAGTTATTCGGCGTTCAAAAAGGGTGGCATCGAATTCGAGGCGGAGGAGAGGCTCTTCCTGGTTACGGACGAGCCGCCATTCGGTCTGGATGTGGACGAGGAGGCGACCAGGCTATGGGGCAGCGATCAATGGTTGCGGCAAACCAATCTGGATGCCTTACTGCCCATTTATACAGCGCCACCGCCATCATCCGAATGCAAAATAACCAACGAATCGAACCTCCAATTCATGCTCAGCATGGTGCCCATACTCCAATCGTTGAGCGATCACAGCAAGGAGCGTTTCCGCAGGTGGACACGTCGCGTGCTGAGCGATATGCTCATCGCGGAGCAGAAGCTGCCGATCAATGGTGAAACAGCCATGAACATTTTATAA
- the LOC6619947 gene encoding uncharacterized protein LOC6619947 — MLKWAVNQPRNSYLAKELAMGSQTGSASGSGSGSLEQKAEVVGSSYSEFHALRGKLKRKSIGVAPGKENQLTSTPLPASSSLHARTPLLKDLSNILATPPSGGASGASGATGGAAAVPLKFACTLPTFEAEYSPNAAVIPGSLIALRGMGIPDSYFEKPRYLEQKPLPHPHPHPAPPTGEQNTLSSSQMGDVTLERMIDAILESNRKVLPNARQHQHQHRQPRQHLRQRHRLRQQVLRSSHGHGHGPTQTPSPTYRPAFDPASDLCEYWKSPSRRDSLPADGFEEREVRSPVPTESESQDAKRHSLQLRRQRVVRRKRKITTKISSSVRQSAQKLLAAARSGSAVPSQRFAQKRRHISPDSGHNSTSDFEEELVAMGSCGGRVEAVTKRRLSFSYAEDLFVEK; from the coding sequence ATGCTCAAGTGGGCTGTCAACCAGCCGCGAAACTCGTATCTGGCCAAGGAGCTGGCCATGGGATCGCAAACAGGATCGGCATCCGGATCAGGATCAGGCTCCCTCGAGCAGAAGGCCGAAGTGGTCGGCTCCAGCTACAGCGAGTTTCACGCCCTGCGTGGCAAACTCAAGAGGAAGTCGATCGGAGTGGCGCCGGGCAAGGAGAACCAGCTGACCTCCACGCCGCTGCCGGCCAGCTCCAGCCTCCATGCCCGCACACCACTGCTCAAGGACCTCAGCAACATCCTGGCCACACCGCCATCGGGAGGAGCAAGTGGCGCCAGTGGGGCAActggaggagcagctgctgtTCCCCTGAAGTTCGCCTGCACACTGCCCACCTTCGAGGCGGAGTACTCGCCCAATGCCGCCGTCATCCCTGGCTCCCTAATCGCCCTGCGTGGCATGGGCATCCCGGACAGCTACTTCGAGAAGCCGCGCTACCTGGAGCAGAAGCCACTaccacatccgcatccgcatccagCTCCTCCGACCGGGGAACAGAATACGCTCAGTTCCAGCCAGATGGGCGATGTGACCCTGGAGCGCATGATCGATGCCATCCTCGAGAGCAACCGCAAGGTGCTGCCGAACGCCAGACAGCACCAGCATCAGCACCGCCAGCCCAGGCAGCATCTCCGCCAGCGGCACAGGCTCAGGCAGCAGGTGCTCCGGAGCAGCCATGGACACGGGCACGGCCCCACCCAGACGCCATCGCCCACCTACCGCCCCGCCTTCGATCCGGCCAGCGATCTGTGCGAGTACTGGAAGTCGCCCTCGCGGAGGGATTCCCTGCCAGCGGACGGCTTCGAGGAGCGGGAGGTGCGCTCCCCCGTGCCCACCGAATCCGAATCGCAGGATGCCAAGCGGCACTCCCTGCAGCTGCGCAGGCAGCGGGTGGTGCGGCGCAAGCGGAAGATCACCACCAAGATCTCCTCCAGCGTCAGGCAGTCGGCACAGAAGCTGCTCGCAGCGGCCAGGTCCGGATCCGCAGTGCCCAGCCAGCGGTTCGCCCAGAAGAGGCGCCACATCAGCCCGGACAGTGGGCACAACTCGACCAGCGACTTTGAGGAGGAGCTGGTGGCCATGGGATCCTGCGGCGGGCGGGTGGAGGCGGTCACCAAGCGGCGGCTGAGCTTCTCCTACGCCGAGGATCTGTTCGTGGAGAAGTGA